A single genomic interval of Clostridium facile harbors:
- the asd gene encoding aspartate-semialdehyde dehydrogenase — translation MKTYNVGIIGATGMVGQRFATLLENHPWFHVVALAASSRSAGKTYEEAVSAKWAMTTPIPAAMKDMIIMDAEKDVDKIAGMVDFVFCAVDMKKEEIRALEEKYAKAECPVVSNNSAHRHTPDVPMVIPEINPEHLDVIAAQRNRLGTKRGFVAVKSNCSLQSYVPPLHPLMKYGVTKALACTYQAISGAGKTFKTWPEMVDNVIPFIGGEEEKSEVEPLKIWGKVEGDRIVDARTPNITTQCLRVPVQDGHTAAVFVSFEKKPTIEEIKQDWAEFSGEPQKLNLPSAPKQFIHYFEEDNRPQAKLDRNLEGGMAVSVGRLREDKQYDYKFVGLSHNTLRGAAGGAVLLAELLAAKGYMD, via the coding sequence ATGAAAACATATAATGTAGGTATTATTGGTGCAACCGGTATGGTGGGCCAACGCTTTGCGACTTTATTAGAAAATCATCCTTGGTTCCATGTAGTGGCTTTAGCTGCTTCATCCAGAAGTGCTGGAAAAACCTATGAAGAAGCTGTCAGCGCAAAATGGGCTATGACAACTCCAATTCCAGCAGCTATGAAAGATATGATTATTATGGACGCAGAAAAAGACGTGGATAAAATCGCTGGTATGGTTGATTTTGTGTTCTGCGCTGTTGATATGAAAAAAGAAGAAATCCGCGCATTGGAAGAAAAATATGCAAAAGCGGAATGTCCAGTAGTATCCAACAACTCTGCCCACAGACACACCCCTGATGTTCCAATGGTGATTCCAGAGATCAATCCAGAACATCTGGATGTAATTGCTGCACAGAGGAACCGTCTGGGTACCAAACGTGGTTTTGTTGCTGTAAAATCCAACTGTTCTTTACAAAGTTATGTTCCACCACTGCATCCATTGATGAAATATGGTGTGACCAAAGCATTGGCTTGTACTTACCAGGCAATTTCCGGTGCAGGAAAGACATTCAAAACATGGCCTGAGATGGTGGATAATGTAATCCCATTTATTGGTGGGGAAGAAGAAAAATCCGAAGTAGAACCACTGAAAATCTGGGGTAAAGTAGAAGGGGACCGCATTGTGGATGCACGGACTCCAAATATCACAACGCAATGTCTCCGTGTGCCTGTACAGGATGGACACACCGCTGCTGTATTTGTAAGCTTTGAGAAAAAACCAACCATTGAGGAAATTAAACAGGATTGGGCTGAATTCAGTGGGGAACCACAAAAATTAAACCTGCCAAGTGCCCCAAAACAGTTTATCCATTATTTTGAGGAAGACAATCGCCCACAGGCAAAATTGGATCGCAATCTGGAAGGTGGCATGGCGGTTTCTGTTGGACGCCTGCGGGAAGACAAACAATATGATTATAAATTTGTTGGCTTATCCCACAACACCCTGCGTGGTGCAGCGGGGGGAGCTGTATTGTTAGCTGAATTATTAGCTGCCAAAGGCTATATGGATTAA
- a CDS encoding pentapeptide repeat-containing protein — MKWANPKLKQKLEHCFDPILLEKQAEQEEKTMYQQFVLLEWAGKSLENADVTGCKFSNCRFPGANCAHSSFVDTVFINCDFSNVDFQDCYFQRCSFLQCRMVGADFSQSMIKMVLFQENNMDFVNFDHLQATGMRIEETSMKSSHIIQNKWKQVELKQVDFTQANFLHTMLNGMDFRKCRIDGILVSGKELKGAVVDRFQASELARLLGIIILEE; from the coding sequence ATGAAATGGGCAAACCCTAAATTAAAACAAAAATTGGAGCATTGTTTTGATCCAATTCTACTGGAAAAACAAGCGGAACAGGAAGAAAAGACAATGTACCAACAGTTTGTGTTATTGGAATGGGCAGGAAAATCTCTGGAAAACGCGGATGTTACAGGATGTAAATTTTCAAATTGTCGGTTTCCCGGTGCCAATTGTGCCCATTCCAGCTTTGTTGATACAGTATTTATCAATTGCGATTTTTCCAATGTAGATTTTCAAGATTGTTATTTCCAGCGCTGTAGTTTTCTCCAATGCCGGATGGTAGGGGCGGATTTTTCTCAAAGCATGATAAAAATGGTATTGTTTCAGGAAAACAACATGGATTTTGTCAATTTTGATCATCTTCAGGCAACTGGAATGAGAATAGAAGAAACCAGTATGAAATCCAGCCATATTATCCAGAATAAATGGAAGCAAGTAGAGCTGAAACAGGTGGACTTTACTCAGGCGAATTTTTTGCATACCATGCTAAATGGAATGGATTTCCGGAAATGCCGCATAGACGGAATCTTAGTTTCTGGAAAAGAACTAAAAGGGGCAGTAGTAGACCGTTTCCAAGCATCCGAACTGGCGAGGTTATTAGGTATTATCATATTGGAAGAATAA
- the queA gene encoding tRNA preQ1(34) S-adenosylmethionine ribosyltransferase-isomerase QueA, with product MKTSDFYFDLPQELIAQTPIEPRDHSRMLVLSRETGEITHKHFYDVIDYLNEGDTLIVNDSRVLPARIYGEKVDTGSKIEFLLLEQKQQDVWEILCKPGKKAKPGVRFNFHNLLEAEVLEVLEDGNRIVKFHYEGNFFHILDQIGQMPLPPYITEKLQDQERYQTVYSHEVGSAAAPTAGLHFTKELMEKIRQKGVNIAAVTLHVGLGTFRPVKVDDVTKHKMHSEHYEISPKTAELIRKTKQNGKRVFAVGTTSCRTLESVGTAHNGEIVAEDGYTDIFIYPGYQFKVIDGLITNFHLPESTLIMLVSAFAGYDSIMNAYQTAVKEKYRFFSFGDAMMIV from the coding sequence ATGAAAACCAGTGATTTTTATTTTGATCTGCCTCAGGAACTCATTGCCCAAACCCCAATAGAACCCCGTGATCATTCTAGGATGCTAGTGCTTTCCCGTGAAACCGGGGAAATCACCCACAAGCATTTTTATGATGTCATTGATTATTTAAACGAAGGGGATACTCTAATTGTAAACGACTCCCGCGTACTGCCCGCCCGCATTTATGGGGAAAAAGTCGATACAGGTTCCAAAATAGAATTTTTGCTGTTAGAACAGAAGCAGCAGGACGTTTGGGAGATTCTCTGCAAACCTGGCAAAAAAGCAAAACCTGGCGTCAGGTTTAATTTCCATAACCTATTGGAAGCGGAAGTACTGGAAGTGTTAGAGGATGGGAACAGGATTGTCAAATTCCACTATGAAGGAAATTTTTTTCATATCTTAGATCAGATTGGGCAGATGCCCCTCCCTCCTTATATCACCGAAAAATTGCAGGATCAGGAACGGTATCAGACAGTATACTCCCATGAGGTTGGTTCGGCGGCCGCTCCTACTGCCGGACTGCATTTCACCAAAGAATTGATGGAAAAAATTCGTCAAAAAGGGGTGAATATTGCTGCTGTCACCTTGCATGTAGGGCTGGGAACCTTCCGCCCTGTCAAAGTGGATGATGTCACCAAACACAAAATGCACTCAGAACATTATGAAATATCCCCAAAAACTGCCGAACTTATTCGGAAAACCAAGCAAAATGGTAAGCGTGTTTTCGCTGTAGGAACAACCAGCTGCCGCACATTAGAATCTGTTGGCACAGCACATAATGGTGAAATCGTAGCGGAAGATGGATACACAGATATTTTCATTTATCCAGGGTATCAGTTTAAAGTAATCGACGGATTGATTACCAATTTCCATTTGCCAGAAAGCACCCTAATTATGTTGGTATCTGCGTTTGCTGGATATGACTCTATCATGAATGCATATCAAACCGCCGTAAAAGAAAAATACCGGTTTTTCAGTTTTGGTGATGCTATGATGATTGTGTAA
- the dapA gene encoding 4-hydroxy-tetrahydrodipicolinate synthase: MKKRLFTGAGVAIVTPMNADGSLNYDKLGQLIDDQIAHGTDAIIICGTTGESPTLNHEEHVGAIKFAVEHTNKRIPVIAGSGSNDTDYAVALSKEAEQLGADGLLVVTPYYNKTSQRGLIVHYNTIADSVNIPLIVYNVPSRTGVTVQPETLYEMSKHPNIVAVKEASGNIGAVAKIKALCGDNLDIYSGNDDQIVPILSLGGAGVISVLSNVMPQETHDICQLYFDGKVKESCELQLNLLDLINGLFMDVNPIPVKEAMNLMGMQVGECRLPLYKMTDSQIEKLAGLLRKHNLIK, translated from the coding sequence ATGAAAAAAAGATTATTTACCGGAGCAGGTGTAGCGATTGTTACCCCTATGAATGCTGATGGTTCCTTAAACTATGACAAACTGGGACAGTTAATTGATGATCAGATTGCCCATGGTACTGATGCTATTATTATTTGTGGTACTACTGGTGAATCTCCAACATTAAACCACGAAGAACATGTTGGCGCAATTAAATTTGCTGTGGAACATACAAACAAACGTATTCCAGTAATTGCTGGCTCTGGTAGCAATGATACCGATTATGCGGTTGCTCTGTCCAAAGAAGCGGAACAATTGGGAGCAGATGGCTTGTTGGTTGTAACACCATATTATAATAAAACATCCCAAAGAGGATTAATTGTACATTACAATACCATTGCGGATAGTGTGAATATTCCATTGATTGTATACAATGTTCCATCTAGAACAGGAGTTACTGTTCAACCAGAAACGTTATATGAAATGTCCAAACATCCAAATATTGTTGCTGTAAAAGAAGCAAGCGGAAATATTGGTGCGGTTGCGAAAATCAAGGCACTATGCGGTGATAATCTGGATATTTATTCTGGCAACGATGATCAGATTGTACCAATCCTTTCTTTAGGTGGTGCAGGGGTTATCTCTGTATTATCCAATGTTATGCCACAGGAAACCCATGATATTTGCCAATTGTATTTTGATGGCAAGGTAAAAGAAAGTTGCGAACTGCAGTTGAACCTGTTGGATTTAATCAACGGCTTATTTATGGATGTAAATCCAATCCCAGTAAAAGAAGCGATGAATTTGATGGGAATGCAGGTTGGGGAATGCCGTCTGCCATTGTATAAAATGACGGATAGCCAGATTGAAAAATTAGCAGGGTTACTGAGAAAACACAATTTGATCAAATAA
- a CDS encoding chorismate mutase yields MNLDELRCQIDQIDQNLLQLFEQRMEIVKGVAAYKKENNLPIFHKDREDQIIQRISSQAAPENAEGAKVLFSTLMNISKCLQQKEVLDYTLDTLKLLEEIQAGHQQPEHPTVGCQGVVGAYSYLACQKKFPNATITMFDQFEDVFQAVQNKKVDFGILPLENSNAGSVDEVYELMKHHNFYINHTITLKIDHCLAVRPGIKATDIQKVYSHNQALRQCSQFLALHHLPQESYTNTAAAAEFVAKSDLPIAAICSQESAKTHGLQILQQNIQNNDENYTRFMVISKKLYPRPECDTIATSLTISNAVGSLYNLLTKFAVNGVNLTKIESKPIGNKNFDVVFYLDFSGNILEEQSIHLLNELSSELTGFKFLGNYKAD; encoded by the coding sequence ATGAATTTGGATGAATTACGCTGCCAGATTGACCAGATTGACCAAAATTTACTGCAATTATTTGAGCAAAGAATGGAAATTGTAAAAGGGGTAGCGGCCTATAAAAAAGAAAATAATCTCCCTATTTTCCATAAAGACCGGGAAGATCAGATTATACAGCGGATTAGTTCCCAAGCTGCGCCCGAAAACGCAGAAGGCGCTAAGGTATTGTTTTCTACCCTGATGAATATCAGCAAATGCCTACAGCAAAAAGAAGTATTGGATTACACGTTGGATACCCTGAAGCTATTAGAAGAAATCCAGGCAGGCCATCAGCAGCCAGAACACCCCACAGTTGGATGTCAGGGAGTTGTAGGGGCTTATTCTTATCTAGCTTGCCAAAAAAAATTCCCAAATGCCACAATTACTATGTTTGACCAATTTGAGGATGTTTTCCAGGCAGTACAGAATAAAAAAGTGGATTTTGGAATTTTACCACTGGAAAATTCCAATGCAGGCTCTGTAGATGAAGTATATGAGCTGATGAAACATCATAACTTTTATATCAACCATACCATTACCCTAAAAATCGACCACTGCCTGGCTGTACGTCCAGGAATTAAGGCCACTGATATTCAAAAAGTATACTCCCACAACCAGGCGTTGCGCCAATGCAGCCAGTTTTTAGCGCTCCACCACTTACCACAGGAGTCTTACACAAATACTGCCGCTGCTGCTGAATTTGTCGCGAAAAGCGATTTACCAATTGCGGCAATTTGTTCCCAGGAAAGTGCCAAAACCCATGGCTTGCAAATCCTACAGCAGAATATTCAAAACAACGATGAAAACTATACCCGTTTTATGGTGATTTCCAAAAAGCTATATCCACGCCCAGAATGCGATACTATCGCCACATCTTTGACGATTTCTAACGCAGTTGGTTCTTTGTATAATCTGCTGACAAAATTTGCGGTTAACGGCGTTAATTTAACCAAAATTGAATCTAAGCCAATTGGTAATAAAAATTTCGATGTGGTATTCTATCTTGATTTTTCCGGAAATATATTGGAAGAACAATCCATCCATCTACTAAACGAACTTTCTTCGGAATTGACTGGATTTAAATTTTTAGGAAATTATAAAGCGGATTAA
- the dapB gene encoding 4-hydroxy-tetrahydrodipicolinate reductase translates to MTNIIISGACGHMGRVIADVVAGRQDCTVVAGIDKFIDKYADFEIYPSVSECPVKGDVIIDFSNPSLLNDLLRYAKQNHTPIVIATTGYTQEQIDQIKESAKEIPVFFTFNMSLGINLLVDLAKKAVAVLGDQFDIEIIEKHHNQKVDAPSGTAIMLANAINEASGNQYEYVYDRHAVRQKRDKKEIGMHAVRGGTIVGEHEVMFAGRDEIITLSHSARSKEVFAVGAVNAAVFLKEQPAGLYDMSQLIQ, encoded by the coding sequence ATGACAAATATTATCATAAGCGGAGCTTGTGGCCACATGGGTCGTGTGATTGCCGATGTTGTAGCGGGTAGGCAGGATTGTACCGTAGTGGCTGGTATTGATAAATTTATTGATAAATATGCGGATTTTGAAATTTATCCATCTGTTTCGGAATGTCCCGTAAAAGGGGATGTGATTATTGATTTTAGCAATCCTTCCTTATTGAATGACCTTTTAAGGTATGCAAAACAGAACCATACCCCAATTGTCATTGCGACAACTGGGTATACTCAAGAACAGATTGACCAAATTAAAGAGTCTGCAAAAGAAATTCCAGTATTCTTTACCTTTAATATGTCTTTGGGGATTAATTTACTGGTGGATTTGGCAAAGAAAGCGGTTGCTGTCTTGGGAGATCAGTTCGATATCGAAATTATCGAAAAACACCATAACCAAAAGGTAGACGCTCCAAGTGGTACTGCAATTATGTTGGCAAATGCGATTAACGAAGCATCTGGCAATCAATATGAGTATGTATATGACCGTCATGCAGTACGCCAAAAACGGGATAAAAAAGAAATTGGCATGCACGCTGTTCGTGGTGGCACCATTGTTGGGGAACACGAAGTGATGTTTGCTGGCAGGGATGAAATTATTACATTGTCTCATAGTGCCCGCTCCAAAGAAGTATTTGCGGTTGGCGCAGTAAATGCTGCAGTATTTCTGAAAGAACAGCCAGCAGGGCTGTACGATATGAGCCAATTAATTCAATAG
- a CDS encoding redox-sensing transcriptional repressor Rex: MPKNNEVSMSVIRRLPRYYRFLGELLRTGVERVSSRELSNLMGLTASQIRQDLNCFGGFGQQGYGYNVPHLHEEISKILGLQSQQKTILIGAGNLGRAIISYSSFKGKGFELIGVFDRDPNLIGTKIANQTIIDVKEMGEFCKQNSPTVAILCVPKTSAHAIVEKLVELGIQGFWNFSHYDIMMDYPNVVAENVHLSDSLMTLSYKVTNHTKQ, from the coding sequence ATGCCAAAAAACAACGAAGTATCTATGTCGGTGATCCGCCGTCTGCCAAGGTACTATCGATTTCTTGGTGAACTGCTCCGTACCGGTGTTGAAAGGGTTTCCTCCCGTGAATTATCCAATTTAATGGGGTTGACCGCATCCCAAATTAGGCAGGATTTAAACTGTTTTGGTGGATTCGGCCAACAGGGGTATGGCTATAATGTGCCACATCTCCACGAAGAGATTTCCAAGATTCTTGGCTTACAAAGCCAACAAAAAACAATCTTAATCGGTGCTGGTAACTTGGGTCGTGCTATTATTTCCTATTCCAGTTTTAAAGGGAAAGGATTTGAATTAATTGGGGTATTTGACCGTGACCCCAATCTGATTGGCACTAAAATTGCGAATCAAACCATAATAGATGTAAAAGAAATGGGTGAATTTTGCAAACAAAACTCCCCTACTGTCGCTATCCTCTGTGTGCCCAAGACAAGTGCCCATGCGATTGTAGAAAAACTGGTTGAATTAGGAATCCAAGGCTTTTGGAATTTTAGCCACTATGATATTATGATGGATTACCCAAATGTGGTGGCGGAAAATGTACATCTTAGTGACAGTTTAATGACCTTAAGTTATAAGGTAACGAACCATACAAAACAATAA